CCGGAGCCCGGCCCAGTGCTCCAGAGAAAGGCCGGCCTGCAGCACCCGGCACCGTCGCCGACCGCCCGCACGCCCGTCCGGTGAGTTCCGGGCGCCGCCGCGGCCGTGGGGCCTAGCGCGCGCGCAGCGGCCTGGTCCCGGCCTGGTCGGCGGCCCGCAAGGCGCCCTTCCGCGCTAGGCCGGGCGGTGCGGCGCGTGCAGGCCCCGAGGAGGCCGCAGTTAGGCCCGGGGAGGAGCCCGGCTGCCCCGAGTGGCGGCGGAGGCGCGCTCCGTGAacgggcgggggttgggggaggatcGCCCGGTGGCCCGGGAGGCGGCGGAGGGGCGTCGGGTCGGCGCCACGGCCTGCCCGGGGCACCGCGCGGGGGCGAGGCCTGGCAAGGAGGCGAAGGCTGCAGGCGTGAGGTGAAGGCCGCAGGCCGGCCGGGCCGATTTTCGCTATGTAAATATCGGCGAGGGGGGGGAGGGACGGGGGACAAGATGGCGGCGGCTCGGCGCCTGCTGCAGGGGACGATTGAGGGGGTTGTCGGGAGGGGGAGCCGCCATCTTGAAGGCGGCGTCTGAAGAGAAAATTCCGCTACAGCCCGTGAGGGGGGGTCGGAGAGcgtgcggcggcggcggcggctccggtGACGGGCCCCCGAGGCTCGGCACGGCAGCGCGTGCGCGCGGAGGGGGCGTGCTCACTCCCCACAGCGGCCATTGCCCTTGCCGCCATGATGGGCGCTCAGGCTCTGGGCGCTCGGCGGCAGCGCCACCTTGCTGCCCTCCCTCCCGCAGCCCCGTGACTGGCTGCTGCTTCCGCTGCATTTTAACTGAGCTGCCGCAGGCGGCCATCTCGTCCCTCAGCGTCCCTGGCTGTGCGCCTTTCTCCCCCTCCTGTAGCAACCCGAGGGCTGTCGGGACGGGTGGCAGCCCCGTCATCTGGGTTCACTACGGCAAATGGAACCCCACGACATTGTATTTTTACTCAGCGTTGTACGTGGCTGTTATGGTGCCCTTGATGCGGTTTTCCAACACTCACTGCTTTCTCTAGTAcctgaataaagaaataaaaataaaattcgaTAGGAAAGAAGTTCTCATCACTCCTTTATCCAGCAGGGGGAAAAGTGTAATTTGCACAGCGCGAAAacgaataaatttttaaaggagtcttttcaactcatttatttgaaaacaacttTCTTGAAAAGGTCCGTTTAAGCTATTAGTTTATaagctattttaattttaatttttattttagttttaagctATTAGATCTGTtggtattaacttttttttttttttgaggagtaaGACGGgcagaaagttttattttcttagtgttGCAGTTTTGTTCCTCTGCTTGCTatgatttttagtttatttgaatTGAAAAATTCTTAGGTGGCATCCTGTCCCTTAAAGGACTTTTTGATTGCACACTGTACAACTCCCCCGCAAACTTGGAACCCAGTGTTACTGATGGACTGCGTTGGCTGATAAGAAAGATTAGAAAGGTTCTTGTAATGCAGACGGTGGCTGCAAGAAGTTCGTTGTTCAGAGACGGAGGAGACGTGGTGGATTGCGCTCAAGTGCTGCGGGAAAGGTACAGCCAATTACTGGGGTAGCAGAGGAAGGCAGAGTTTCTATGTGGAGCATGAGGAAAGGGTTTCTGAAGTAGGTGACATTTTGAAGTTACTTAAGGATGGGTAGGAATTTGTTAAgcagaggtgggggctggggaaaggACATTTCAAGGGTGAAGATTCTTTACAAATTAGTAtgtgggaaaaaaaccaaaaaacaaagctaaaaacAAGCAGCAAGTATTTGTAGTTTGGCAGGAGTCGATGGGGAAGGTAGGAGGGTGGTGGGAATCCTGGCTAGAAAAGATGGAAGAGCTTGCTTGCCAGGTGGGGGGGCTTATATGATCGGGCTACCCAGGGAAGCCCTCACGTAGAAGGATGGTGATACACCTGAGCTGGGGTTTATATTTACTTACCAGTTCCATTGGACCTAGGAAAAGTTTCAGAGTTGAGAAATAATGAGAGTAGCAAGTGGATCAGTGTTTTCACTGCCTGAATGATTATCGAAACTGTTTGGAAGTTAAGCCAGTTCTGCTATTTTTTCAATGATTGGTTTGTATTAACTTCTCCAAATAACGTTTAGTTCTAAGATGTAATTTCTGTAGTAAACAAAGAGTGAGAGGTTTCTAACTTCTCATTTACCGTGGTTGAAAATTGCAGCCTTAGTGCTCTGGGTTACTTAAGATGAGGAGCAATGAACCTGTAAGTATTttcatggtgatttttttaagaagtcagTTTGAAAAGTTAGAAGAAAGATTACTAAAAAGACAGCAGCCTTCACATGGCCTTTGGCAATCCCTGTTCGCCTGGTGAGAGTAACTACCCTTTTGTTTGAGAGGGGACTAAGGCTGTTTGCTAAGCTAAACTTGCTCATCTTTTGATTAATACTTGACTGTCCTAGAGGGACGTGTGGGGAGTGTGTTTCCTAGAATCCTATGATCTAAATCTATAGGCAGTGTAAGTATTCACTAGGAAGTtgtttcagtttttccattttcctggACTGCAAGGGGTCAGAGCACTGGTGCTCCATAAGAGGACAGAAGGGAACTGAAGATTCTCATGTTTATCATAAGGGGCCATGGTTTAGAAAAGTTGGAGAACACTGCATTGTAGGAGGCTGACTAGAAGCAACTTGCTAAGCAAGTGGGCTGTGGTTGTTGAGGTGGTAAGGATAAACATAAACTTAGAAGAACCAGTTGCTTTCTATCTTGACAGCTGGGAAAGACATAGAAGAGCTGTAAAAAAGAGAGCACTGTCTAGCTGCACACACAGTACAGCAGGAGTAGGTGGTTAACATTGAGATTCAACTTGTGTAGTCAAGAAGACAGATCATGTGTAGTTCAGAAGGATTTCTGTCGGATACCATTAAGTATTGAATGTTTTTGCTTGAAAGGGTAGACCTTGATGATCTGGAAAACTGACTGGTGTAACACTTTACTACCCAACCATTTTGGATAAATGAGGTGTTCTTAATTTATGCGTATATTTTGGATAAgttcaagtttccttttttttttaaacaaaacatacccacagtgcattaaaaaaattttgtccCCCCCACATCGCTCCTCGTAAATGCTTCCTCTCTAACCCCATCGGGACTCATAATTGTCATTGATGACCTTGCTTGTGTTATTTGTGTTTGTGTACACTGACGATTCCAGACTATTTTTTGACTCTCAAACTCCTCCACCCATCCTTGAAACCCCTCAGCCTCACAGAGATTACCTCATCTCTTACTTAAACCAGAAAGATAGACAACAATCTGATCTAAGCATTtgagtttccttcctttcccctgtatactcttcctctctctctacctaggCTTTCCTCCAGTTCTTTCGCTGCTGAAAGAATTGGCCTCCTTCAGGCCCACAACCGTTCCGCCTACGAGGCTCTTTCAGTGATTCTGCTGCTTGCATCATTACCCCTATGCTGGTGCCTTTCCCACTCCTTAGAAACACTCCTAGGTTTGCTCATCTTACAAAAACCTCACTTGTCTTCTCGTTCCCTTCACcagtacttttatttcttttcattgcacTTACTCCTGAATCCACCATTTCCGAAATTGGGAAACTTTCAGAAGATGTCATTGGATGTATCGAATAAAAGTGTTCTTTGTTTCAGAAATTTTCTGTGCCTTCTCGGTCTTCTGTCATGGGATTTCCCTCAAGGTCAATTCTCTGTCCTTTTTCTTGAATCTTCTCCCTTGGTTTGAATGTCCCTTTACCATGCCCACCCTCTTGTAGTTTCTCATCTAGCATTTCCAGTTGCCTCCTGACCATCTCTACCCAGGTGTGTTACTGTCTCAGCATGGCTGAAACCAAATTTAtctggttttcttctttgtctcatATCAGTGTGGGCAACTTTAATTTAGCATTTGacctattatatttttaactgtatgtttatatttttgtcaTCTTTTCTGAGCTCTGATTGTAGAGACAGGTTCTCTTTTATTATCCTCGAGCAGTACCTGGCACATGGTCATTGTCTCTGAAAACAATGATCTCAGTTGTTGGTTATAGAAAACTTTTTGTAGTTGATTAGTTTTCAGGTATTAAAGCATCTAATCTGTGTGTCCTTTGACTAAGGAGTATACATATTAAGGCACACTACATGAGCTGGGTAATCCCACCCCCACTGCTTAACTTTTTGGGGTCATTATGGCCAATCAGTTCTTACTCctctcaaatttttctttttcttttcttttctttttttttttttttcaagttatttttccaAACAACTTTTTACAGTAAAAATCCAGatatctcagggtgcctgggtggcataatCAGTTAattgtccgactcttggttttggctccggtcatggcCTCGTGGTCCTGGGACCAATCCTTGCATTGGACTCCGTGCTCggtgtggagtcagcttgagattctctctccctctccccgtgctCGTCCTGCTAGggtatgctttctctctcaaataaataatttttttttttgagtatttttatttatttgtgagagagagctaGCAAACacgagttggggggagggggaagcaagggagcccgatgtgggactgatcccaggacccccggattgtgacatgagccaaaggcagatgctcaacctactgagccacccaggcaccccaaatctttaaaaatccagGTATCTCATAACTATATTTTATTCAGAGGAGGCACACTTTAAGAAAAATTCAATGAGACATAGgtataggatttttaaaaatatattttaaatttttaaattgtgaaatatttCAGAACTCCTGAAAAGCAAGGATCACCCAGAACTTAATAGTTTATTACATATTTGCTTcataactttttttgtttgtttaaagaaagaaactttcACAGATCCATTTAAAGAGTGCCCCCCATCCCATTCCTGTCTTGTCTTTGCAAGAAATAACAATTGTCCTAATATATATGTACCAAAACCATTATCAGGtattggtttttatgttttaactTTACATAAATGGTATCATACTGTGTGTGTCatctcatgtatttttttcacttaaaattgtgtttttgaggtttttccattttgtgtgtggaTCTAGTTCAGGAGTTCTCAGAGTGTGCTCTGGGAATTCCCAGGGATCCAGAAAATTCTTTTCGCCGCATTCTTGTGTGCTCTGTGTGAGTGCTGTACAGAGGCTACATGATACGTGATGTCATAATAGGTTGAACACAGAAGCATTTATGGGAATCCAGCTGTCCTCTATCAAGCCTATCTTTAAAGAGATttgaagaaatgtaaaataatactctcttcacttgtttttttgttttgaaaaattattttaaaataagtgtttAAGTACAGTTGGcttgtttttaatgaattaatatttttaaatgtctcagaTTGGATTTCTAATGTAAGTATCTATAGATAcaatacacataaagaaaaactgtttggggtcctcaatttttaaaaatgtaggggGTCCTGATACCAAGAAGTTTGAAAACTACTGATCTAGTTCATTATACTTGTATTTCAATGTATAAATATACTATGGTTTatttatctcttctttggagGGGCCATTATGTTGTTTGTAGTTTTGTGCAGTTTCAaacagtgctgctgtgaacatcctTACAGGGTGTTCTTCTCTCTTGAGATTATAGATGTAGAATTGCTACATTCAAGAGTGTGCGTTTGTCGACTTTACTGGGAATTGCCGAATCATCAAATTGTGTTCCATTTGACACTCCCACCAGCTGCGTGTGAGCCTCTATTTCTGGAGACTACTGCCAAAAGATTAGCTTTTGCGATTTTTTCCAATCTGTTGAGTATAAATTGTATCTCATTGCTGTTTTCACTTTGCATTTCTCTTAGATTACTGTTGAGGTTGAGCTTTTTTCCCCTGTGTATTTATTGACCATTTGAATTTTCTGTGACTTGCTTATTTTTACCTTTGGgtccatttttctgttgggttgtttctttttctcattggttgatggatattctttttatattctgaataCTAATGATTTGTAATTATACATACTGAAAATACCATTTCTTAGCCTGTGGTTTATCTTTTAGCTTGTTTGTGTAGGATTTTTTAATGTGAAGGTAGccagttttctgtgttttttcatTGATGGCTTATGTCTTTTTGTATATGCAAGAAGTTCTTCCTTTACCCCAAGGTCATACtgatactttttaatatttgggTCATTAATTCATCTGAAATTTTTTCTCTATTGTATGATTTGgggatctaattttattttttttaatatggattcATTGAGTAATTCAGCCATTCTCTGCACTGATTTATAATGAAACTCCTGAGGTTTATTGTATTCTCATGTATACACATCTGTTTCTAGTTTCTGTCTTCTGATTCCATTGGTCTGTTTGACTTTCTATGTCTGTACCACTCTGACTTAAAAGTGACAGCTTtataactaaatctttttttttttttttaataatatgttcttctctcttcaaaacttttaaagctatttttttgGGGGAGGTGTCAGTTTGTCAATGTCTATGAAAAACTGTTGGACTTTTATTGTATTTGCATCAAATTTACAGAATAAATATATAGACGCATAGATACATGCTAAGTAGTGGAGCTGGAATTTGAATCTGAGCATGCTCTGCTGCTTTTCATAAAGCTCTTGCACAACTTGTTTTTTTGCTAGATACTCTGCAGTTTTCGTTGTGAATAggttttattattagttatttttatttcgtTATTGCTAATGCATAGGGAATGCTATGGATTTAGGTATATTCATCATGTAACCTTGCTGATCTTTGCTCTTACTGTATTTCATAGATTCTGAGATGCCCCCCccaatattttagaatttataaaatcaaaataggTTTTCGGTAGGTCACGTTATAATCACTGTCATTCAGGCAGCAGTCATGATGTAGTTTTCATTGCATACACTTGCACGCACTTGCTCAACACTCTTCGTTTTGTCGTTACTTAAATGAGCATGTACATTGTTGTGTTGTTACTTCATGCCAAACACTAcaactgaggcagaagaaattGTGAAGTGAATGTCTGACTGGAAAGAAAATCCCACAGATAATAGTGGAGCATCTTAAGAAATGCTGTGTCACTAAAACTCCTGTCGGCCGAGGACAATATTGTTAAGAAAGATTGGATAGCTTTGAGTAGAAAAGCAATCCATAGTAGGACCTTGAATGTGAAGTTTTAGGAAAGTTATATAGgaaagttttgcttttatttttcttcctgtatATGTGCAAGATATGATAAAATACGTTTAAGTCTAAAAGAATAGTCTCaatctaaaatgaaaattctagatAAAAAAGTGTGGCATTGGTTTAATTGGCAGTGTTTTTTTGTAGTTGTATGTAAAACAACAGTGTATCTTACAGTTGGTAGTATCTTTAGATTGAATGAAACATGCAGATAATagtttataattttgtattttctaagtAGTTGAGTGTGATTAGTGgaggttttatttcttatttaccaTTAGATTTTGCCccctgtttcattatttttttctgaaactgcATTGACTAATGCATTTAGCACAGTGTTGAATGGAAGCACTGGTATCAGGCATCCTTCTCTAGGTACTTTAATGGAGTGCTTCTAATATTTTGTCATTGCATATCATGCtgtagtggggtttttttgggagggaatagatattatttattttctactgaTCATTTTAGAATTTTCGTCTtgaacaattgattttttttttttagtgccttTGCTGCATCTGTTGGTGTGATGAATtgcattaatatattttttttagtgtaGGCTCCATGCcactgtggagcccaacgcagggcttgaactcaagaccctgagatcaagacctgagctgagatcaagagtcagaaccttaaccaactgagccacccagacatccctagattttctgtttcaaaCTGTGTTTGGATGCCCTGGATATTTGCATTCCTTTGTTATTGCCAAGTACTTTTCCTTTTTGGTGTAGTCTTACTTTTGTTTCCATAGCAAGCTTATGCTAACTTCATAAGATGGGTTATATTTTGAAACAGATTGTATTTAATGGAGATGCTCTGTTTTCTTGAAAGTTAGAATTCATCtttgaaactggttttttttgtgATTTGGTTTTTGATATAGTTTCATGATGATAAGTCTTTTtggcttttcttgtttcttgttacataaaaggaacaatattttagaagaatataaaatttcaaatatactgGTATAAAGTACAGGCTTCTATAATgactttaaattattaatttcattaattcgtttctttttttcctgaccaATACTGCCAGTAACTTGTCTATATTATTAAGGCTTTCCAAATAGCACTTTTATTGATCCTTTCTGTTCCCACTGATATGCgtaatatttctttccttctactttatttgcatttattctgatattttaaaaaatttaatttgaaggTTTCGCTTATTAGTATTTAATCTGTGCTCCTAATATgcctttaaaattataaattttctgtGAACTATAACTAGATGCTGTGATTTTGAcatgaattcatttttatttagttctaaaTATATTGTGATTTTCATAACTTTCCTATTGCCCAGTGAATTATTtagaactttgtttttaaatctatgggattttttttctcttgtctctgtgacatttatttatatattattgcaTTATAGTTGTTAGTATTGATTGATATGTAAAAATTAACCATATTTCTCTATACTGACAATAAAcaatgaaaatcaaatttaagaGCCAGTacttattactcagccatcaaaaagaatgacatcttgtcatttgcaacgacatggatagagctagagagtattaagctaagtgaaataagtcagagaaagacaaataaccatatgatttcactcatacgtagaattttaagaagcaaaggcgcagagggggaaaaagaggcaaaccaagaaatagagtCTTAACTGTAGACaataaattgatggttaccagaggggaggtgggtggggaggg
This region of Meles meles chromosome X, mMelMel3.1 paternal haplotype, whole genome shotgun sequence genomic DNA includes:
- the LOC123934562 gene encoding basic proline-rich protein-like translates to MTGLPPVPTALGLLQEGEKGAQPGTLRDEMAACGSSVKMQRKQQPVTGLREGGQQGGAAAERPEPERPSWRQGQWPLWGVSTPPPRARAAVPSLGGPSPEPPPPPHALRPPLTGCSGIFSSDAAFKMAAPPPDNPLNRPLQQAPSRRHLASPPRGAPGRPWRRPDAPPPPPGPPGDPPPTPARSRSAPPPPLGAAGLLPGPNCGLLGACTRRTARPSAEGRLAGRRPGRDQAAARALGPTAAAAPGTHRTGVRAVGDGAGCCRPAFLWSTGPGSGWWGGRREGGGAELGADKKRPSSPARARRQHVTSPPGRETQENAEGGLVAAGSPAAGVSVTAPPFFPPPPRSRPPPPLHTRRCRRLGRKDRAGPRSFDPVERLAARTRPGLAAPPTTTISRGPRPPPGPSPETYRLSVPVLAEAPARVVCRASDPRPQ